In Nostoc sp. CENA543, a single genomic region encodes these proteins:
- the alr gene encoding alanine racemase → MFSRKQAASMAAHQQCDTYAWFSQRAWVEIDLGALTHNVQQIKQILSPHTQLMAVVKADAYGHGAVTVAQIALQAGATWLGVATVPEGIQLREGGIKAPILILGATHTPEQIHAIAHWQLQPTIGSPKQALIVSNTLENIQYGSPIPVHIKLDTGMSRLGTDWQKAGEFVQLVDRLPHLEIASIYSHLATADSPDRAIMHQQHQRFEEAIAQIQALGIKIPSLHLANSAAILADSTLHYDLVRAGLAVYGLYPAPHLQHTINLKPVLQLKARITHIKTIAAGTGVSYGHQFIAPSEMRLAVVGIGYADGVPRNLSNQMQVLIRGQQVAQVGAITMDQLMIDVSSIPDLQEGEVVTLLGEEGKRKISADDWAEKLNTISWEILCGFKHRLPRLAVM, encoded by the coding sequence ATGTTCAGTCGCAAACAAGCAGCAAGCATGGCTGCTCATCAACAGTGTGACACCTATGCTTGGTTTTCCCAGCGCGCGTGGGTGGAAATAGACCTAGGAGCTTTAACTCACAACGTACAACAAATTAAGCAAATCTTATCACCACATACTCAATTGATGGCTGTGGTCAAAGCCGATGCTTATGGTCATGGTGCAGTTACAGTTGCTCAAATAGCATTACAAGCAGGTGCAACCTGGTTGGGAGTTGCTACCGTTCCTGAAGGGATTCAACTCAGAGAAGGTGGTATTAAAGCCCCGATATTGATTTTAGGTGCAACCCACACTCCAGAACAAATTCATGCGATCGCTCATTGGCAACTCCAACCAACAATCGGCAGTCCCAAACAAGCTTTAATAGTCTCTAACACTTTAGAAAATATTCAATATGGTTCGCCCATTCCTGTGCATATTAAATTAGATACAGGAATGTCTAGGCTAGGTACTGACTGGCAAAAAGCTGGAGAATTTGTCCAATTAGTGGATCGGCTACCTCATCTTGAAATAGCCAGTATTTACTCCCACTTAGCGACAGCAGACAGCCCAGATAGAGCAATTATGCACCAGCAGCATCAAAGATTTGAAGAAGCGATCGCTCAGATCCAAGCTTTAGGTATCAAAATTCCTAGCTTGCACTTAGCTAACTCAGCTGCTATCCTTGCAGACTCAACATTACACTACGACTTAGTGCGCGCTGGTCTGGCTGTATATGGACTATACCCAGCCCCACATTTACAACATACTATCAACCTCAAGCCTGTCCTCCAACTCAAAGCCAGAATTACTCATATTAAAACCATTGCTGCTGGTACAGGTGTCAGCTACGGTCATCAATTTATTGCTCCTAGTGAAATGCGTCTGGCCGTTGTTGGTATTGGTTACGCAGACGGTGTACCACGTAATCTTTCCAATCAGATGCAGGTATTAATTCGTGGTCAGCAAGTAGCACAAGTTGGTGCAATCACTATGGATCAGTTAATGATAGATGTTAGCAGCATTCCAGATTTACAAGAAGGAGAAGTAGTCACTCTGCTTGGAGAAGAAGGCAAACGAAAAATTTCAGCCGATGACTGGGCAGAAAAATTAAATACCATCTCCTGGGAAATTTTGTGCGGATTTAAACATCGTTTGCCACGATTGGCTGTAATGTAG
- a CDS encoding HNH endonuclease yields the protein MGKVLVLNASYEPLNITSWRRATVLLIKGKAERVEHNGRFLYTDFPLPTVIRLRHYVRVPYKEIPLTRRNILHRDGHTCQYCGYTGDELTLDHVIPRSRGGGDTWENIVTACVRCNVKKGSRTPQEAHMLLRHQPRQPYSSLYFEVSKHLKSGLHQEWQKYVIGL from the coding sequence ATGGGGAAGGTTTTAGTCCTAAATGCCTCTTACGAACCGCTCAATATAACGAGCTGGCGTCGTGCTACGGTTCTGTTGATCAAGGGCAAAGCAGAACGTGTTGAACACAACGGTAGGTTTCTCTATACAGATTTCCCTCTACCCACCGTAATTAGGTTGCGCCATTATGTGCGTGTTCCCTACAAGGAAATACCTCTTACTCGCCGGAATATACTGCACCGCGATGGACATACTTGTCAATACTGCGGTTATACAGGCGATGAACTGACTTTAGACCATGTGATACCGCGATCGCGTGGTGGGGGCGATACCTGGGAAAACATTGTCACAGCTTGCGTTCGTTGTAACGTCAAGAAGGGTAGTAGAACACCCCAAGAAGCACATATGCTTTTGCGTCACCAGCCTCGCCAACCTTACAGCAGCCTCTACTTTGAGGTGAGCAAGCATTTGAAGAGTGGACTGCATCAAGAGTGGCAAAAATATGTTATAGGACTCTAG
- a CDS encoding bifunctional oligoribonuclease/PAP phosphatase NrnA: MQLNSSFIKQSDSFSLTTESNPEEPDVDKETEISLTKPILSTSTPEAVGIYVGQRSNSLAFQKSEELQKTLLSHRHERQLIILQDFPDPDALSCAWTYQLIAQQYDIKCEIIYAGTLSHQENIALVKLTGLPAQRWTPQTIKTKDLSCYQGLVLIDNQGTTSQLLTSVEQAGIPIVAVIDHHSLQAELKSEFVDVRPYVRATATIFTQYLQSGLLALDSSISQHVKCATALMHGLRSDTNRLMQAQEEDFMAAAYLSRFYDAQLLNAILQANRSKRVMDVIERSLKNRIVQNNFSIAGVGYLRYDDRDAIPQAADFLVTEENVHTAVVYGIVHDEDDELEVVIGSLRTTKLTLDPDEFIKEAFGQDSTGRFFGGGRTGAGGFEIPMGFLSGGNENSAYARMKWEVFDAQIKQKLLKLVNPKDNPIQSE, translated from the coding sequence ATGCAATTGAATTCTTCTTTTATTAAGCAGTCTGATAGTTTTTCATTGACTACGGAGTCCAATCCGGAGGAACCAGACGTAGACAAAGAAACAGAAATCTCGCTGACTAAACCTATATTGTCAACATCTACACCTGAAGCGGTAGGGATATATGTAGGACAACGTAGCAATTCGCTAGCATTCCAAAAATCAGAAGAATTGCAAAAGACCTTATTATCGCACCGACATGAGCGTCAGTTGATCATTTTGCAAGATTTTCCAGATCCTGATGCCCTTTCTTGTGCTTGGACTTACCAGCTAATTGCCCAGCAATACGATATCAAGTGTGAAATTATTTATGCTGGGACATTAAGTCATCAAGAAAATATTGCTTTAGTGAAGCTTACAGGCTTACCTGCACAACGCTGGACACCACAAACTATCAAAACGAAAGATTTATCTTGTTATCAAGGGTTAGTTTTAATTGATAACCAAGGAACCACCAGTCAACTACTGACATCTGTAGAGCAAGCAGGCATACCGATAGTAGCAGTAATCGACCATCACAGCTTACAAGCCGAACTCAAATCAGAGTTTGTGGATGTGCGTCCTTATGTACGCGCCACAGCCACAATTTTTACACAGTATCTGCAATCTGGGTTATTAGCTTTAGATAGTAGCATTAGTCAACACGTCAAATGCGCTACGGCTTTGATGCACGGTTTACGCTCAGACACGAATCGCCTGATGCAAGCCCAAGAAGAAGACTTTATGGCAGCAGCTTATCTGAGCCGATTTTATGATGCCCAACTGCTGAATGCAATTCTTCAGGCTAACCGTTCTAAGCGGGTGATGGATGTGATTGAGCGATCGCTGAAAAATCGGATCGTCCAAAATAACTTTTCCATTGCTGGTGTTGGTTACTTACGCTATGATGACCGCGACGCTATCCCCCAAGCCGCAGATTTTCTAGTCACAGAAGAAAACGTGCATACTGCTGTAGTTTATGGCATTGTTCACGATGAAGATGATGAACTAGAAGTAGTGATTGGTTCACTGAGAACCACCAAACTCACCCTTGATCCTGATGAATTTATTAAAGAAGCCTTTGGACAAGATAGCACCGGACGATTTTTTGGTGGTGGAAGAACGGGTGCTGGTGGCTTTGAAATTCCGATGGGTTTCTTATCTGGAGGAAATGAAAACTCTGCTTATGCCAGAATGAAGTGGGAAGTATTCGATGCACAAATTAAGCAGAAATTACTGAAATTGGTGAACCCTAAAGATAACCCAATTCAATCAGAGTGA
- the sixA gene encoding phosphohistidine phosphatase SixA produces the protein MEVYLIRHGIAEEQQAGIKDEERQLTKEGRQKTEKVAQRLVKLGLQFDLIVTSPLVRARQTAEILLEVGLSSQMEESNHLAPNGHISSWLDYWLQPKNFAPNTQLAVVGHEPCLSNWAEILLWGEVKGGLVLKKAGMIGVKLPESGEPVGRSQMFWLTPPRYLL, from the coding sequence GTGGAAGTTTATCTGATTCGTCATGGCATAGCCGAAGAACAACAGGCGGGAATTAAAGACGAAGAACGCCAACTGACCAAAGAAGGAAGGCAAAAAACGGAGAAGGTCGCCCAGCGATTAGTAAAACTGGGTTTGCAGTTTGATTTGATAGTGACTAGTCCTTTAGTACGTGCTAGACAAACCGCCGAAATTCTCCTAGAAGTAGGATTGAGTTCTCAGATGGAGGAATCAAACCATCTAGCTCCCAATGGTCATATTTCCAGTTGGTTAGATTACTGGTTGCAACCCAAAAACTTTGCCCCAAACACCCAATTAGCCGTAGTAGGACATGAACCTTGTTTGAGTAATTGGGCAGAAATTCTGCTATGGGGGGAAGTCAAAGGCGGCTTAGTCCTCAAAAAAGCAGGTATGATCGGAGTAAAACTGCCAGAAAGTGGGGAACCTGTGGGTAGAAGTCAGATGTTTTGGTTGACACCTCCCAGGTACTTGCTATAA
- a CDS encoding citrate synthase, whose translation MMVCEYKPGLEGIPAAQSSISYVDGQKGILEYRGIRIEELAAKSTFLETAYLLIWGKLPTKDELQAFEEEVRLHRRIKYRIRDMMKCFPESGHPMDALQASAAALGLFYSLRDLHNPAYIRDSVVRLIATIPTMVAAFQLMRKGNDPVKPRDDLDYSANFLYMLNEKEPDELAAKIFDVCLILHVEHTMNASTFSARVTASTLTDPYAVVASAVGTLGGPLHGGANEEVIQMLEEIGSVENVRPYVEERLQNKQKLMGFGHRVYKVKDPRAIILQDLAEQLFAKFGADKYYDIAQEMERVVEEKLGHKGIYPNVDFYSGLVYRKMGIPTDLFTPIFAIARVAGWLAHWKEQLAENRIFRPTQVYNGHHDMPYTPLDQR comes from the coding sequence ATGATGGTGTGCGAATACAAGCCTGGTTTAGAAGGCATTCCCGCCGCCCAATCGAGTATCAGTTATGTAGATGGGCAGAAGGGAATACTTGAGTATCGTGGCATTCGGATTGAGGAACTAGCAGCCAAAAGTACATTCTTGGAAACTGCTTACCTTCTAATCTGGGGAAAATTACCCACGAAAGATGAATTACAAGCATTTGAGGAAGAAGTTCGCCTCCACAGGCGAATCAAGTACCGCATTCGGGATATGATGAAATGTTTTCCCGAAAGCGGTCATCCGATGGATGCGCTGCAAGCCTCTGCGGCGGCTTTAGGCTTGTTCTACTCGCTACGGGATTTACATAATCCTGCCTATATTCGGGATTCTGTGGTGCGCCTCATCGCGACAATTCCCACAATGGTGGCAGCATTTCAGTTGATGCGGAAAGGTAATGACCCCGTTAAACCCCGCGATGACTTAGATTATTCTGCCAATTTTCTCTACATGCTCAACGAGAAAGAACCGGATGAATTAGCGGCGAAAATTTTTGATGTCTGCTTGATTCTCCATGTTGAGCATACGATGAATGCTTCTACCTTTAGTGCTAGGGTGACAGCTTCCACTTTAACCGACCCTTATGCGGTGGTTGCTAGTGCTGTAGGAACTTTAGGCGGCCCGCTTCATGGTGGTGCTAACGAAGAAGTCATCCAAATGTTGGAAGAAATTGGCTCTGTGGAGAATGTCCGCCCTTATGTTGAGGAACGGCTACAAAATAAACAGAAGCTCATGGGCTTTGGTCATCGCGTCTACAAAGTGAAAGACCCCAGAGCCATTATTCTGCAAGACTTAGCCGAGCAATTATTTGCTAAGTTTGGCGCAGATAAATACTACGACATTGCCCAAGAAATGGAACGGGTGGTGGAAGAGAAATTGGGTCACAAAGGGATTTATCCTAATGTTGACTTTTACTCTGGTTTGGTGTATAGAAAGATGGGAATTCCCACAGATTTGTTTACACCAATATTTGCGATCGCTCGTGTAGCTGGTTGGCTAGCGCACTGGAAAGAACAGCTAGCAGAAAACCGGATTTTCCGTCCTACTCAGGTGTATAACGGTCATCACGATATGCCTTACACACCCCTCGACCAACGCTAA
- the nuoH gene encoding NADH-quinone oxidoreductase subunit NuoH codes for MNSGIDLQGTFIKSLMDLGLPQGAAKAIWMPLPMILMLIGATVGVLVCVWLERKISAAAQQRIGPEYIGPLGLLAPVADGLKLVFKEDIVPAQADPWLFTLGPILVVLPVFLSYLIVPFGQNIVITNIGTGIFLWIALSSIQPIGLLMAGYASNNKYSLLGGLRAAAQSISYEIPLALSVLAIVMMSNSLSTVDIVNQQSGYGLLGWNIWRQPLGFLIFWIAALAECERLPFDLPEAEEELVAGYQTEYSGMKFALFYLSSYVNLVLSALLVAVLYLGGWDSPIPINVLAGWLGITEVNPILEVVNAALGIIMTLIKAYFLIFIAILLRWTVPRVRIDQLLDLGWKFLLPVGLVNLLVTAALKLAFPVAFGG; via the coding sequence ATGAATTCAGGAATTGACCTCCAAGGAACTTTTATTAAATCCTTGATGGATTTAGGACTCCCACAGGGGGCAGCTAAAGCAATTTGGATGCCTCTGCCCATGATCCTGATGCTCATTGGGGCAACAGTGGGTGTACTTGTTTGTGTTTGGTTAGAACGGAAGATTTCCGCCGCCGCACAACAGCGAATTGGCCCCGAATATATCGGGCCTTTGGGCTTATTAGCTCCCGTCGCCGACGGTTTGAAGCTGGTATTTAAAGAAGATATCGTACCGGCACAAGCTGACCCTTGGTTATTTACCCTCGGCCCCATTCTCGTTGTGTTGCCAGTGTTTCTGTCTTATTTAATTGTTCCGTTTGGACAGAATATTGTCATCACTAATATTGGGACAGGGATATTCCTGTGGATTGCTTTATCAAGCATCCAACCGATTGGGTTATTGATGGCTGGTTACGCCTCCAACAATAAATACTCCCTATTGGGTGGCTTGAGAGCAGCAGCGCAATCAATTAGTTATGAAATTCCCTTGGCGTTGAGTGTGTTAGCGATCGTGATGATGTCTAACAGCCTCAGCACCGTGGATATCGTCAACCAACAGTCCGGCTACGGTCTTTTGGGTTGGAACATTTGGCGACAACCTTTGGGCTTTCTCATTTTCTGGATTGCGGCTTTAGCTGAATGCGAACGCTTACCCTTTGACTTGCCAGAAGCTGAAGAAGAACTAGTTGCAGGTTATCAAACTGAATACTCTGGGATGAAATTTGCCCTGTTTTATCTCAGTTCCTACGTCAACCTAGTGCTTTCTGCATTATTGGTGGCAGTTTTGTACTTGGGTGGTTGGGATTCTCCCATTCCTATCAATGTTTTAGCAGGCTGGTTAGGAATTACTGAAGTCAATCCCATACTTGAAGTAGTTAACGCTGCTTTGGGTATCATCATGACTCTAATCAAAGCTTACTTCCTCATCTTCATTGCCATTCTCTTACGCTGGACAGTACCACGGGTACGGATTGACCAGTTGCTAGATTTGGGATGGAAATTTTTATTACCAGTGGGACTAGTAAATCTATTAGTAACCGCAGCCTTGAAACTGGCCTTTCCCGTCGCCTTCGGTGGTTAG
- the ndhI gene encoding NAD(P)H-quinone oxidoreductase subunit I: MLKFLKQVVDYGKEAIQAGRYIGQGLSVTFDHMRRRPVTVQYPYEKLIPGERFRGRIHYEFDKCIACEVCVRVCPINLPVVDWEFDKATKKKKLKHYSIDFGVCIFCGNCVEYCPTNCLSMTEEYELAAYDRHELNYDNVALGRLPYKVTNDPMVTPLRELVYLPKGVLDPHDLPADAPRAGARPEDLVEQVEK, encoded by the coding sequence ATGCTAAAGTTCCTCAAACAAGTTGTTGATTACGGCAAAGAAGCGATACAAGCTGGCCGTTACATCGGTCAAGGCTTATCCGTCACCTTCGACCATATGCGCCGCCGTCCGGTCACTGTACAGTACCCTTACGAAAAACTCATCCCTGGTGAAAGATTTCGTGGTCGGATTCACTATGAATTTGATAAGTGTATCGCCTGTGAAGTATGTGTGCGCGTTTGCCCCATTAATTTACCTGTAGTTGACTGGGAATTTGACAAAGCTACCAAAAAGAAAAAGCTTAAGCACTACAGTATTGACTTCGGGGTTTGTATTTTCTGCGGTAACTGCGTGGAGTATTGTCCCACAAACTGTCTCTCCATGACAGAAGAGTACGAGCTAGCCGCCTACGATCGCCATGAACTCAACTATGATAATGTGGCCTTAGGTCGTCTGCCCTACAAAGTTACAAATGACCCAATGGTCACACCATTACGCGAATTGGTTTACCTACCTAAAGGCGTTCTTGACCCCCACGATCTACCCGCCGATGCACCCCGCGCTGGCGCACGTCCAGAAGACCTAGTAGAACAAGTGGAAAAATGA
- a CDS encoding NADH-quinone oxidoreductase subunit J: MNLAEGVQLVTFGILAVMMIGTALGVVLASSIVYSAFMLGGVFISIAGLYLLLNGDFVAAAQVLIYVGAVNVLILFAIMLVNKRQNFTPFPSAGVRKILTAIVAVGLFALLSTMVLATPWAYSTTPATGESTIVLIGEHFFSDFLLPFELASVLLLMAMVGAIILARREYLPEVTPSELPQTVLTLPERPRELVGAGSDTQE, from the coding sequence GTGAATCTAGCGGAAGGAGTACAACTTGTTACCTTCGGCATACTGGCCGTAATGATGATTGGAACAGCCCTTGGTGTGGTGCTAGCATCCAGCATTGTTTATTCTGCCTTTATGTTGGGAGGAGTGTTTATCAGCATCGCGGGTTTGTACCTGTTGTTGAATGGTGATTTTGTCGCCGCCGCCCAAGTGCTGATCTACGTGGGAGCAGTCAACGTGCTGATTTTGTTTGCCATTATGTTGGTGAACAAACGCCAGAATTTTACCCCCTTCCCCAGTGCTGGCGTAAGAAAAATCCTGACTGCGATCGTTGCTGTCGGTTTGTTCGCGCTATTAAGCACAATGGTATTAGCTACACCTTGGGCTTACTCCACTACTCCAGCAACCGGAGAAAGCACTATTGTGTTAATTGGTGAGCATTTCTTCTCTGACTTTTTATTACCTTTTGAATTGGCTTCGGTATTGCTATTAATGGCAATGGTAGGAGCGATTATTTTGGCGCGTCGTGAGTATTTGCCAGAAGTCACCCCTTCAGAATTGCCTCAAACAGTGTTGACTTTACCAGAACGTCCCAGAGAACTTGTCGGGGCTGGTAGCGATACTCAAGAATAA
- the nuoK gene encoding NADH-quinone oxidoreductase subunit NuoK: MQLQYFLLLAAALFCIGIYGLITSRNAVRVLMSIELLLNAVNLNLMAFSNFLDSTLIKGQVFTVFVITVAAAEAAVGLAIVLAIYRNRDTVDMEQFNLLKW; this comes from the coding sequence ATGCAACTCCAATATTTTTTGTTACTTGCAGCCGCTTTATTCTGCATTGGCATTTATGGCTTAATTACCAGCCGTAACGCCGTCAGAGTATTAATGTCTATCGAATTACTGCTGAATGCTGTTAATTTGAATTTAATGGCATTTTCCAACTTTCTTGACTCAACATTAATTAAGGGTCAAGTATTCACAGTGTTTGTGATTACTGTGGCCGCTGCTGAAGCGGCGGTAGGTTTAGCGATCGTGCTTGCCATTTATCGTAACCGTGATACCGTCGATATGGAGCAGTTTAATCTCCTGAAGTGGTAA
- a CDS encoding NAD(+) kinase, whose amino-acid sequence MQLKQIIIAYKARDSQSKRWAEICAKQLESRNCQVLMGPSGPKDNPYPVFLASAGQPIDLAIVLGGDGTVLTSARHLAPAGIPILGVNVGGHLGFLTESVEEFQDTEAVWDRLFEDRYAIQRRMMLQAAVYEGHRTNLEPVTERFLGLNEFCVKPASADRMITSILEMEIDGEVVDQYVGDGLIVSTPTGSTGYTVSANGPIMHDGMEAITITPICPMSLSSRPLVLPAGSVVSIWPLGDYELTTKLWMDGVLATSIWPGHRVDIRMADCLAKFVILRENNSYYQTLREKLLWAGTRVRYTNNHQN is encoded by the coding sequence GTGCAACTCAAGCAGATAATCATTGCTTATAAAGCGCGAGACTCCCAGAGCAAACGCTGGGCAGAAATTTGTGCTAAACAGCTAGAAAGTCGCAATTGTCAGGTCTTAATGGGGCCAAGCGGGCCAAAAGATAATCCTTATCCGGTATTTTTGGCTTCCGCAGGACAACCAATTGATCTGGCAATTGTCCTCGGTGGTGATGGCACAGTCCTTACTAGTGCCAGACATTTAGCACCGGCTGGTATCCCGATTTTGGGAGTTAATGTCGGTGGTCATTTAGGGTTTTTAACTGAGTCAGTAGAAGAATTTCAAGATACGGAAGCAGTTTGGGATCGGCTGTTTGAAGACAGGTATGCTATTCAACGGCGGATGATGTTACAAGCCGCAGTGTATGAAGGACATCGCACAAATTTAGAACCTGTAACGGAACGCTTTTTGGGGTTGAATGAATTTTGTGTTAAACCTGCTTCCGCCGATCGCATGATCACCTCTATCCTAGAAATGGAAATTGATGGGGAAGTGGTAGATCAATATGTGGGTGATGGGCTGATTGTTTCTACTCCCACAGGTTCTACCGGTTATACTGTCTCTGCTAATGGCCCAATTATGCACGATGGTATGGAAGCAATTACCATCACGCCTATTTGTCCGATGAGTCTTTCTAGTCGTCCTCTAGTTTTACCCGCAGGTTCTGTAGTGAGTATTTGGCCTTTAGGTGACTATGAGTTGACGACGAAATTATGGATGGACGGAGTCTTAGCAACCTCAATTTGGCCTGGACATCGTGTTGATATCCGTATGGCTGATTGTCTAGCTAAATTTGTTATTTTACGCGAGAACAACTCTTACTATCAGACGCTACGAGAGAAATTACTCTGGGCAGGTACTAGGGTTCGCTACACTAATAATCATCAAAATTGA
- a CDS encoding GNAT family N-acetyltransferase: MEISYRYIDYPLSNPSAFKDFPILETDKYILKIALTPQELESIFRLRFEVFNLELGLGFSSAQLTQMDEDQFDSICHHLMLICKATGKTIGTYRMQTYKMASQGLGFDAADIFNLQTIPDSVLQASVEIGRACIAKEYRNIQALLLLWEGLAKYLIWSGSEYFFGCSSLLTQCTWEAACVYDYFQKNDLMHKTILVYPHSQYYLNLPQIHNHRCHVEIPKIVQAYLSIGAKICSLPALDHNFKTIDFLTISRIQDFTHLHSLP; the protein is encoded by the coding sequence ATGGAAATTTCATATAGATATATCGATTATCCACTTAGCAATCCTTCTGCTTTTAAAGACTTTCCTATCCTAGAAACCGATAAATACATACTAAAAATTGCTTTAACTCCTCAAGAATTAGAATCTATTTTTCGGTTGCGATTTGAAGTATTTAATTTAGAGTTAGGCTTAGGGTTTTCTAGTGCGCAATTAACACAGATGGATGAAGATCAATTTGATAGTATTTGTCATCATTTGATGTTGATTTGTAAAGCCACTGGTAAGACCATTGGTACTTATAGAATGCAAACTTATAAAATGGCATCTCAAGGGTTAGGATTTGATGCTGCTGATATTTTTAATCTTCAGACAATTCCCGACAGTGTATTACAAGCATCTGTAGAAATTGGACGGGCTTGCATAGCTAAAGAATATCGCAATATCCAAGCCCTTTTGTTACTTTGGGAAGGATTAGCTAAATATCTCATTTGGAGTGGTAGTGAATATTTTTTTGGATGCTCTTCATTACTTACACAATGCACCTGGGAAGCAGCTTGTGTTTATGATTATTTTCAAAAAAATGATTTGATGCACAAAACTATTTTAGTTTATCCTCACTCACAATATTACCTGAATTTACCCCAAATTCATAATCATAGATGCCATGTAGAAATCCCAAAAATTGTCCAGGCTTATTTGAGTATTGGTGCTAAAATATGTAGCCTGCCAGCACTTGACCATAATTTTAAAACTATTGATTTTCTAACTATATCTAGAATCCAAGATTTTACACACTTGCATTCATTGCCATAA
- a CDS encoding 2-hydroxyacid dehydrogenase, with protein sequence MKVAVFSTKAYDRKFLEAVNYPQKHDLVFFEPRLGQDTAILAAGFPAVCVFVHDQVDAPTLEILAARGTRLIALRCAGFNNVDLKAAAQLGIKVVRVPAYSPYGVAEHTAGLILSLNRKIHRAYNRVREGNFSLEGLLGFNLNERTVGIIGTGKIGLILGKIMRGFGCRLLAYDMYKNSELEALGGKYVELPELFASSDIISLHCPLTPETHHLINAEAIAQMKSGVMLINTSRGALINTQAVIEGLKTGKIGSLGVDVYEQESELFFEDLSDEIIQDDVFQRLTTFPNVLITGHQAFFTEEALRNIADTTLANITDVEQGLTCANELHTPPEIGNKVLVS encoded by the coding sequence ATGAAAGTAGCAGTCTTCAGCACCAAAGCCTATGATCGAAAGTTTTTAGAAGCTGTAAATTATCCCCAAAAACATGACTTGGTGTTTTTTGAACCTCGTCTTGGTCAAGATACCGCTATCCTCGCCGCCGGTTTTCCGGCGGTTTGTGTATTTGTCCATGACCAAGTTGATGCACCAACACTAGAAATTTTAGCCGCCAGAGGTACGCGCTTAATTGCGCTGCGTTGTGCTGGGTTTAACAATGTAGACTTAAAAGCTGCCGCTCAGTTAGGAATTAAGGTTGTGCGTGTTCCAGCCTATTCACCCTATGGTGTAGCAGAACACACTGCGGGATTGATTTTGAGCTTAAATCGCAAAATTCATCGTGCTTATAACCGTGTGAGAGAAGGTAATTTTTCTCTAGAAGGACTACTGGGATTTAACTTAAATGAACGCACCGTGGGCATTATTGGGACTGGTAAAATCGGTCTGATTTTAGGAAAAATCATGAGGGGGTTTGGTTGTCGCCTACTAGCTTATGATATGTATAAAAACTCTGAGTTAGAGGCATTGGGTGGAAAGTATGTAGAGTTGCCAGAATTATTTGCCAGTTCTGACATTATTTCTTTGCATTGTCCTTTAACACCAGAAACTCATCATCTCATTAATGCTGAGGCGATCGCACAAATGAAATCAGGTGTGATGTTAATTAACACCAGTCGCGGTGCGCTAATTAACACTCAAGCCGTAATTGAAGGACTCAAGACAGGTAAAATAGGTTCTCTGGGCGTAGATGTCTACGAACAGGAATCAGAATTATTTTTCGAGGATTTGTCTGATGAAATCATTCAAGATGATGTCTTTCAACGCCTAACGACATTTCCTAACGTACTAATTACCGGACACCAAGCATTTTTCACAGAGGAAGCCTTGCGTAATATTGCGGACACAACTCTAGCGAATATTACAGATGTTGAACAAGGCCTCACTTGTGCCAATGAACTACACACACCACCGGAAATAGGGAATAAGGTTTTGGTAAGTTAA